A part of Aegilops tauschii subsp. strangulata cultivar AL8/78 chromosome 2, Aet v6.0, whole genome shotgun sequence genomic DNA contains:
- the LOC141041095 gene encoding uncharacterized protein — protein MVKTKQHLTLLTDLKEMMANLHRFQIKLNLEKCIFGVLAGQLLGFLVLEPQHRGQPEEDQGDRAHEQACSAARCPKVHRCLASLSWFVSRLGERALPLYQLMKKTLVFDWTDQADEAFHDLKRMLSTAPILPTPAKKEPLLMYIAATSRVVSVVLLVVELREEGKA, from the coding sequence ATGGTGAAGACTAAGCAGCACCTCACCCTCCTAACTGACCTCAAGGAGATGATGGCCAACCTGCATCggttccagatcaagctcaacctaGAGAAGTGCATCTTCGGCGTGCTAGCTGGCCAACTCCTTGGTTTCCTCGTCTTGGAGCCACAACATCGAGGCCAACCCGAAGAAGATCAAGGCGATCGAGCGCATGAGCAAGCCTGCTCAGCTGCACGATGTCCAAAAGTTCACCGCTGCTTGGCCTCTCTTAGCTGGTTCGTCAGCCGACTGGGGGAGAGGGCCCTGCCCCTTTATCAGCTAATGAAGAAGACGCTGGTGTTCGACTGGACTGACCAGGCGGATGAGGCCTTCCATgacctcaagcgcatgctctccaccgcaccCATCCTTCCCACGCCGGCTAAGAAGGAGCCCTTGCTGATGTACATCGCGGCAACCTCCCGCGTGGTCAGCGTGGTGCTGCTGGTGGTGGAGCTCCGAGAGGAGGGCAAGGCGTAG
- the LOC141041096 gene encoding uncharacterized protein encodes MMKFIWRLAYDPEIRKADGNLFVIQMFCVGDWNRVMHQGPWIFRGLMVIIEEYDGRGKPNAVELDRVHVWAHIHDTTELYRKEPILDQLARRIDQVKSVEMNPSSVFEGNCVRARTKIKVAEPLVRFTPLNIKGEERLLLPVKYEKIAYFCEVCSIMGHILEECGNGIHGPEEIEYGEWMLATRRSFPSNQFGQQQQLHFDQRWNNTHGES; translated from the coding sequence ATGATGAAGTTCATCTGGCGTTTGGCTTATGACCCTGAGATCCGCAAGGCCGATGGCAACCTCTTTGTCATTCAGATGTTTTGTGTTGGTGACTGGAATAGAGTTATGCACCAAGGTCCTTGGATCTTCAGAGGTCTCATGGTGATCATCGAGGAATATGATGGAAGAGGTAAACCGAATGCGGTCGAGCTTGATCGTGTGCACGTGTGGGCACATATCCATGACACCACAGAGCTTTATCGTAAGGAGCCTATCCTGGATCAGCTAGCACGGAGAATCGACCAGGTTAAGAGTGTTGAGATGAATCCTTCTAGTGTGTTTGAGGGCAACTGTGTGCGTGCGCGCACAAAGATCAAGGTTGCTGAACCTCTGGTTCGTTTTACTCCTCTGAACATAAAAGGAGAAGAAAGGTTACTTCTTCCAGTTAAATACGAGAAAATCGCATACTTCTGTGAGGTCTGCAGTATTATGGGACATATTCTAGAGGAGTGCGGCAATGGCATCCATGGTCCTGAAGAAATTGAATACGGGGAATGGATGTTGGCCACAAGGAGGAGCTTCCCGTCTAATCAGTTCGGCCAGCAACAACAACTCCACTTTGATCAGAGGTGGAACAACACGCATGGGGAAAGCTAG
- the LOC109741102 gene encoding uncharacterized protein, whose translation MQIAYLTGGGHLSGADVPTSPKLPLARLADLLIATLADAVPELAAGPGDGKKDAVAVAAHLDAGVALLDACNAIAARVDRLRRRRLLSRLALHLVSSSPPSPSSLSRARAALTDRDSRGVRAPALPALPSIPFVDPPRGGGGQQIAAAARVVLAVNAVSSLAATAAGTILGGASTTRDPAFPQVSGDLPWAESFNAVSSQLSALAKSATSNEIDAADEAVGKLAAALDGVSEGAAPEEKTATRAMPTGEKTEERERMGKRNGSESMWNGDPPSPAPRYTSAPGKNGWRRSAW comes from the exons ATGCAGATTG CGTATCTGACTGGCGGGGGCCACCTGTCAGGCGCCGACGTG CCTACTTCGCCGAAGCTGCCGCTCGCCCGCCTGGCCGACCTCCTCATCGCCACGCTCGCCGACGCCGTGCCCGAGCTCGCCGCCGGGCCCGGGGACGGGAAGAAGGACGCCGTCGCTGTCGCCGCGCACCTCGACGCGGGGGTCGCGCTCCTCGACGCCTGCAACGCCATCGCCGCCCGCGTCgaccgcctccgccgccgccgcctgctctCCCGCCTCGCGCTCCACCTCGTCTCCTCGTCGCCCCCGAGCCCGTCGTCCCTCAGCCGCGCGCGCGCCGCCCTCACCGACCGCGACAGCCGCGGTGTTCGGGCCCCTGCCCTGCCGGCGCTCCCTTCAATCCCGTTCGTCGACCCGCCCCGCGGCGGCGGGGGACAGcagatcgccgccgccgcgcgcgtCGTCCTCGCCGTCAACGCCGTGTCCTCCCTCGCCGCGACAGCCGCGGGCACCATCCTCGGCGGCGCCAGCACCACCCGTGACCCCGCCTTCCCCCAGGTCTCCGGCGACCTCCCGTGGGCGGAATCCTTCAACGCGGTCTCCAGCCAGCTCTCCGCCCTCGCCAAATCCGCCACCAGCAACGAGATCGACGCCGCGGACGAGGCCGTGGGCAAGCTCGCGGCGGCCCTCGACGGCGTCAGCGAGGGCGCCGCCCCGGAGGAGAAGACGGCGACCCGCGCGATGCCGACGGGGGAGAAGACCGAGGAGAGGGAGCGGATGGGGAAGCGGAACGGGTCGGAGAGCATGTGGAACGGCGACCCGCCGTCGCCGGCGCCGAGGTACACGAGCGCGCCGGGGAAGAACGGCTGGAGGCGCAGCGCCTGGTAG